Proteins from a genomic interval of Oncorhynchus clarkii lewisi isolate Uvic-CL-2024 chromosome 13, UVic_Ocla_1.0, whole genome shotgun sequence:
- the LOC139364600 gene encoding nuclear receptor subfamily 1 group D member 1-like isoform X3, with protein sequence MNVLELRLATTAMDTNNNNTGGVISYIGSSGCSPNHTSPVSMYSENSFGASFPPSPNGSQSFSNAYSGSSSSSNGDDGNSSSGSGGSPRPRGRNDNSISRCSTSKSVASLTKLNGMVLLCKVCGDVASGFHYGVHACEGCKGFFRRSIQQNIQYKKCLKNQTCTIMRINRNRCQQCRFKKCLSVGMSRDAVRFGRIPKREKQRMLAEMQSAMNNMNNMQNEFQLASLTHNSPPSPTSSSPCPGLTVAPQPQALPFAPSPCPPAQAPASLLPPPTTQSLPLLASSPPLCPSPGVDCTIRAIARAHRETFVYAHDKLGESTRQHNGEVDNWGSNYCPAGYHQNGLNTIYHHNNNVGLQHHGFQAMSDRHHQNNGKQFHNSNLFGCHQGIETSSVPQGQNFPWKNHKDIVLACPMNMCPQDEPNKTPQEIWEDFSLSFTPAVREVVEFAKHIPGFSALSENDQVTLLKAGTFEVLTVRFASLFNVKEQTVTFISGATYSLEALKGMGMGGLLDTMFEFSEKLNSLELTAEELGLFTAVVLVSADRSGIENINSVELLQESLIRALRVLVSKSNPCDVSRFTKLLLKMPDLRTLNNMHSEKLLSFRIDV encoded by the exons ATGAATGTTTTGGAGCTCAGGTTGGCAACAACAGCAATGGACACAAATAACAACAATACAG GGGGCGTGATCTCCTACATCGGCTCCAGTGGCTGCTCACCGAATCACACCAGCCCGGTGTCTATGTACAGCGAGAACTCCTTCGgagcctccttccctccctcccccaatgGTTCCCAGAGCTTCTCCAATGCCTACTCCGGCAGCTCCAGCTCCTCCAATGGTGATGATGGCAACTCCTCTTCCGGCTCCGGAGGGTCCCCAAGGCCTAGGGGTCGTAATGACAACAGCATCTCTCGCTGCTCCACCAGCAAGTCCGTGGCAAGCCTTACCA AACTGAATGGGATGGTGCTGCTGTGTAAAGTGTGTGGAGACGTCGCCTCAGGCTTCCACTATGGGGTCCATGCCTGTGAGGGCTGCAAGGGATTCTTCCGACGCAGTATCCAGCAGAACATCCAGTACAAAAAGTGCCTGAAGAACCAGACCTGCACCATCATGAGGATTAACCGCAACCGCTGCCAGCAGTGCCGCTTCAAAAAGTGTCTGTCCGTGGGCATGTCCCGCGACG ctgTTCGCTTTGGCAGAATACCTAAGCGTGAGAAGCAGCGCATGCTCGCAGAGATGCAGAGCGCCATGAACAACATGAACAACATGCAAAACGAGTTCCAGCTGGCCAGCCTGACCCAcaactctcccccttctcccacttcctcctccccctgcccGGGTCTGACTGTGGCACCCCAGCCTCAGGCCCTGCCTTTTGCCCCTTCCCCTTGTCCTCCAGCACAAGCCCCTGCTTCCCTTCTGCCCCCACCAACCACCCAAAGCCTGCCACTGTTGGCCAGCTCTCCACCCCTGTGCCCTAGCCCTGGGGTGGACTGCACCATAAGGGCCATTGCCCGGGCGCACCGTGAGACCTTTGTCTACGCCCATGACAAGCTGGGCGAGTCCACGAGACAGCATAACGGAGAGGTGGACAACTGGGGCTCCAACTATTGCCCTGCTGGCTACCATCAGAACGGCCTCAACACAAtctaccaccacaacaacaatGTGGGCCTCCAGCACCATGGCTTCCAGGCCATGTCTGACAGACATCACCAGAACAATGGCAAGCAGTTCCACAACAGCAACCTGTTCGGGTGCCACCAAGGCATTGAGACCAGCAGCGTTCCCCAGGGGCAGAACTTCCCATGGAAAAACCACAAGGACATTGTGCTG GCATGTCCAATGAACATGTGCCCCCAAGACGAACCCAACAAGACCCCTCAGGAGATCTGGGAGGACTTCTCGCTCAGCTTCACGCCGGCTGTGCGCGAGGTGGTGGAGTTCGCCAAGCATATTCCAGGGTTCAGTGCACTCTCTGAGAACGACCAAGTCACCCTGCTCAAGGCCGGCACCTTTGAG GTCTTGACGGTGCGCTTTGCCTCTCTCTTCAACGTGAAGGAGCAGACTGTCACCTTCATCTCTGGTGCCACCTACAGCCTGGAGGCCCTGAAGGGCATGGGTATGGGAGGCCTGCTAGACACCATGTTTGAATTCAGCGAGAAACTCAACTCCCTGGAGCTCACGGCCGAGGAGCTGGGTCTCTTCACTGCTGTAGTGCTAGTGTCTGCAG ATCGCTCAGGCATCGAGAACATTAACTCAGTGGAGCTGCTTCAGGAGTCTCTGATCAGAGCGCTGCGTGTCCTGGTCAGCAAGAGCAACCCCTGTGACGTCTCTCGCTTCACCAAGCTGCTGCTCAAGATGCCCGACCTGCGCACACTCAACAACATGCACTCAGAGAAGCTGCTGTCCTTCCGCATCGACGTATAA
- the LOC139364600 gene encoding nuclear receptor subfamily 1 group D member 1-like isoform X1, which produces MFWSSGWQQQQWTQITTIQGCLAGWTLRLECLKKNRTEQDRHSLTVCSIRKLEFILCQAHRTEVWSLVLLSTKQRSHPSIGPTQTYRGVISYIGSSGCSPNHTSPVSMYSENSFGASFPPSPNGSQSFSNAYSGSSSSSNGDDGNSSSGSGGSPRPRGRNDNSISRCSTSKSVASLTKLNGMVLLCKVCGDVASGFHYGVHACEGCKGFFRRSIQQNIQYKKCLKNQTCTIMRINRNRCQQCRFKKCLSVGMSRDAVRFGRIPKREKQRMLAEMQSAMNNMNNMQNEFQLASLTHNSPPSPTSSSPCPGLTVAPQPQALPFAPSPCPPAQAPASLLPPPTTQSLPLLASSPPLCPSPGVDCTIRAIARAHRETFVYAHDKLGESTRQHNGEVDNWGSNYCPAGYHQNGLNTIYHHNNNVGLQHHGFQAMSDRHHQNNGKQFHNSNLFGCHQGIETSSVPQGQNFPWKNHKDIVLACPMNMCPQDEPNKTPQEIWEDFSLSFTPAVREVVEFAKHIPGFSALSENDQVTLLKAGTFEVLTVRFASLFNVKEQTVTFISGATYSLEALKGMGMGGLLDTMFEFSEKLNSLELTAEELGLFTAVVLVSADRSGIENINSVELLQESLIRALRVLVSKSNPCDVSRFTKLLLKMPDLRTLNNMHSEKLLSFRIDV; this is translated from the exons ATGTTTTGGAGCTCAGGTTGGCAACAACAGCAATGGACACAAATAACAACAATACAG ggctgcctggctggctggacTCTGAGATTGGAATGTCTCaaaaagaacagaacagaacaggacagacattCTCTCACTGTTTGTTCAATCAGGAAATTGGAATTCATCCTGTGTCAGGCTCACAGAACAGAAGTATGGAGTTTGGTTTTGTTAAGCACAAAACAACGATCCCATCCTTCAATAGGCCCCACCCAAACATACA GGGGCGTGATCTCCTACATCGGCTCCAGTGGCTGCTCACCGAATCACACCAGCCCGGTGTCTATGTACAGCGAGAACTCCTTCGgagcctccttccctccctcccccaatgGTTCCCAGAGCTTCTCCAATGCCTACTCCGGCAGCTCCAGCTCCTCCAATGGTGATGATGGCAACTCCTCTTCCGGCTCCGGAGGGTCCCCAAGGCCTAGGGGTCGTAATGACAACAGCATCTCTCGCTGCTCCACCAGCAAGTCCGTGGCAAGCCTTACCA AACTGAATGGGATGGTGCTGCTGTGTAAAGTGTGTGGAGACGTCGCCTCAGGCTTCCACTATGGGGTCCATGCCTGTGAGGGCTGCAAGGGATTCTTCCGACGCAGTATCCAGCAGAACATCCAGTACAAAAAGTGCCTGAAGAACCAGACCTGCACCATCATGAGGATTAACCGCAACCGCTGCCAGCAGTGCCGCTTCAAAAAGTGTCTGTCCGTGGGCATGTCCCGCGACG ctgTTCGCTTTGGCAGAATACCTAAGCGTGAGAAGCAGCGCATGCTCGCAGAGATGCAGAGCGCCATGAACAACATGAACAACATGCAAAACGAGTTCCAGCTGGCCAGCCTGACCCAcaactctcccccttctcccacttcctcctccccctgcccGGGTCTGACTGTGGCACCCCAGCCTCAGGCCCTGCCTTTTGCCCCTTCCCCTTGTCCTCCAGCACAAGCCCCTGCTTCCCTTCTGCCCCCACCAACCACCCAAAGCCTGCCACTGTTGGCCAGCTCTCCACCCCTGTGCCCTAGCCCTGGGGTGGACTGCACCATAAGGGCCATTGCCCGGGCGCACCGTGAGACCTTTGTCTACGCCCATGACAAGCTGGGCGAGTCCACGAGACAGCATAACGGAGAGGTGGACAACTGGGGCTCCAACTATTGCCCTGCTGGCTACCATCAGAACGGCCTCAACACAAtctaccaccacaacaacaatGTGGGCCTCCAGCACCATGGCTTCCAGGCCATGTCTGACAGACATCACCAGAACAATGGCAAGCAGTTCCACAACAGCAACCTGTTCGGGTGCCACCAAGGCATTGAGACCAGCAGCGTTCCCCAGGGGCAGAACTTCCCATGGAAAAACCACAAGGACATTGTGCTG GCATGTCCAATGAACATGTGCCCCCAAGACGAACCCAACAAGACCCCTCAGGAGATCTGGGAGGACTTCTCGCTCAGCTTCACGCCGGCTGTGCGCGAGGTGGTGGAGTTCGCCAAGCATATTCCAGGGTTCAGTGCACTCTCTGAGAACGACCAAGTCACCCTGCTCAAGGCCGGCACCTTTGAG GTCTTGACGGTGCGCTTTGCCTCTCTCTTCAACGTGAAGGAGCAGACTGTCACCTTCATCTCTGGTGCCACCTACAGCCTGGAGGCCCTGAAGGGCATGGGTATGGGAGGCCTGCTAGACACCATGTTTGAATTCAGCGAGAAACTCAACTCCCTGGAGCTCACGGCCGAGGAGCTGGGTCTCTTCACTGCTGTAGTGCTAGTGTCTGCAG ATCGCTCAGGCATCGAGAACATTAACTCAGTGGAGCTGCTTCAGGAGTCTCTGATCAGAGCGCTGCGTGTCCTGGTCAGCAAGAGCAACCCCTGTGACGTCTCTCGCTTCACCAAGCTGCTGCTCAAGATGCCCGACCTGCGCACACTCAACAACATGCACTCAGAGAAGCTGCTGTCCTTCCGCATCGACGTATAA
- the LOC139423550 gene encoding uncharacterized protein — translation MATEAVQALLERCDHLHLELYDVAEHQEGGEAELMVPYLTESRSKQKILCRQLFVLDDMMQLLERLETTDQLFNEPCPPNPGNEAHRRWKVLKSEYKEGVQEVETLISTLQDRMDKLHHKRDRLTNLVIALEKKKDLSLQMGESLKTAHNALRVCEVQLAQLRVETDATLARSADWQHLRDVLQGYVEETQGVMQCRLLSVGSSELCVELRPCSCESSGQLEPLRLTVTWSPDDHFHLQVYQGTTGLLVESMKGRLSHLSAALLEVMQCYISQGEMLAEIQALHSRFAIDWRPGQRLLVFLKTASSVCNLEVEEGYPSRGTATLISVRRDGKLVDNAVLQPPQKTPSLTEWLEFLSSSPYV, via the exons ATGGCTACTGAGGCTGTTCAAGC GTTACTTGAAAGATGCGACCATCTACATTTGGAATTGTACGATGTGGCAGAGCATCAGGAGGGTGGGGAAGCGGAGTTGATGGTGCCCTACCTAACC GAAAGTCGTAGCAAACAGAAGATTTTGTGCAGACAGTTGTTTGTGCTGGATGACATGATGCAGCTTCTGGAGAGACTGGAGACAACTGACCAGCTGTTTAATGAACCCTGCCCTCCAAACCCCg GCAACGAAGCTCACAGACGCTGGAAGGTCCTGAAGAGTGAATATAAAGAGGGAGTCCAGGAGGTGGAGACACTTATTAGCACCTTACAGGACAGGATGGACAAACTGCACCACAAACGGGACAGACTGACAAACCTGGTCATAGCACTAGAGAAGAAG AAAGATCTCAGCCTGCAGATGGGGGAGTCCCTCAAGACGGCCCACAATGCCTTGCGTGTATGTGAGGTGCAGCTGGCCCAGCTGAGGGTGGAAACAGATGCCACACTGGCCCGCTCGGCTGACTGGCAGCACCTGAGAGATGT CCTGCAGGGCTATGTGGAGGAGACACAAGGGGTGATGCAGTGTAGGCTGTTGTCAGTGGGGTCCTCGGAGCTGTGTGTGGAACTGAGGCCCTGCTCCTGTGAATCCTCTGGCCAGCTGGAGCCTCTCAGACTGACTGTCACTTGGAGCCCTGATGACCACTTCCACCTCCAG GTGTATCAGGGTACTACAGGGCTGTTAGTGGAGTCCATGAAGGGTCGCCTTTCTCACCTCAGTGCTGCCCTGCTGGAGGTCATGCAGTGCTACATCAGCCAGGGAGAGATGCTGGCTGAGATCCAGGCCCTACACTCcag GTTTGCTATAGACTGGCGTCCAGGCCAGAGACTGCTAGTGTTCCTGAAGACTGCCTCTTCGGTGTGCAACCTGGAGGTGGAGGAAGGCTACCCTTCCAGAGGCACAGCTACACTCATCTCTGTACGCAGGGACGGCAAACTGGTCGACAACGCTGTCCTACAG CCTCCCCAGAAGACCCCCTCTCTGACAGAGTGGCTGgagttcctctcctccagtccgtACGTCTGA
- the LOC139364600 gene encoding nuclear receptor subfamily 1 group D member 1-like isoform X2 yields MFLLQGCLAGWTLRLECLKKNRTEQDRHSLTVCSIRKLEFILCQAHRTEVWSLVLLSTKQRSHPSIGPTQTYRGVISYIGSSGCSPNHTSPVSMYSENSFGASFPPSPNGSQSFSNAYSGSSSSSNGDDGNSSSGSGGSPRPRGRNDNSISRCSTSKSVASLTKLNGMVLLCKVCGDVASGFHYGVHACEGCKGFFRRSIQQNIQYKKCLKNQTCTIMRINRNRCQQCRFKKCLSVGMSRDAVRFGRIPKREKQRMLAEMQSAMNNMNNMQNEFQLASLTHNSPPSPTSSSPCPGLTVAPQPQALPFAPSPCPPAQAPASLLPPPTTQSLPLLASSPPLCPSPGVDCTIRAIARAHRETFVYAHDKLGESTRQHNGEVDNWGSNYCPAGYHQNGLNTIYHHNNNVGLQHHGFQAMSDRHHQNNGKQFHNSNLFGCHQGIETSSVPQGQNFPWKNHKDIVLACPMNMCPQDEPNKTPQEIWEDFSLSFTPAVREVVEFAKHIPGFSALSENDQVTLLKAGTFEVLTVRFASLFNVKEQTVTFISGATYSLEALKGMGMGGLLDTMFEFSEKLNSLELTAEELGLFTAVVLVSADRSGIENINSVELLQESLIRALRVLVSKSNPCDVSRFTKLLLKMPDLRTLNNMHSEKLLSFRIDV; encoded by the exons ATGTTTCTCCTCCagggctgcctggctggctggacTCTGAGATTGGAATGTCTCaaaaagaacagaacagaacaggacagacattCTCTCACTGTTTGTTCAATCAGGAAATTGGAATTCATCCTGTGTCAGGCTCACAGAACAGAAGTATGGAGTTTGGTTTTGTTAAGCACAAAACAACGATCCCATCCTTCAATAGGCCCCACCCAAACATACA GGGGCGTGATCTCCTACATCGGCTCCAGTGGCTGCTCACCGAATCACACCAGCCCGGTGTCTATGTACAGCGAGAACTCCTTCGgagcctccttccctccctcccccaatgGTTCCCAGAGCTTCTCCAATGCCTACTCCGGCAGCTCCAGCTCCTCCAATGGTGATGATGGCAACTCCTCTTCCGGCTCCGGAGGGTCCCCAAGGCCTAGGGGTCGTAATGACAACAGCATCTCTCGCTGCTCCACCAGCAAGTCCGTGGCAAGCCTTACCA AACTGAATGGGATGGTGCTGCTGTGTAAAGTGTGTGGAGACGTCGCCTCAGGCTTCCACTATGGGGTCCATGCCTGTGAGGGCTGCAAGGGATTCTTCCGACGCAGTATCCAGCAGAACATCCAGTACAAAAAGTGCCTGAAGAACCAGACCTGCACCATCATGAGGATTAACCGCAACCGCTGCCAGCAGTGCCGCTTCAAAAAGTGTCTGTCCGTGGGCATGTCCCGCGACG ctgTTCGCTTTGGCAGAATACCTAAGCGTGAGAAGCAGCGCATGCTCGCAGAGATGCAGAGCGCCATGAACAACATGAACAACATGCAAAACGAGTTCCAGCTGGCCAGCCTGACCCAcaactctcccccttctcccacttcctcctccccctgcccGGGTCTGACTGTGGCACCCCAGCCTCAGGCCCTGCCTTTTGCCCCTTCCCCTTGTCCTCCAGCACAAGCCCCTGCTTCCCTTCTGCCCCCACCAACCACCCAAAGCCTGCCACTGTTGGCCAGCTCTCCACCCCTGTGCCCTAGCCCTGGGGTGGACTGCACCATAAGGGCCATTGCCCGGGCGCACCGTGAGACCTTTGTCTACGCCCATGACAAGCTGGGCGAGTCCACGAGACAGCATAACGGAGAGGTGGACAACTGGGGCTCCAACTATTGCCCTGCTGGCTACCATCAGAACGGCCTCAACACAAtctaccaccacaacaacaatGTGGGCCTCCAGCACCATGGCTTCCAGGCCATGTCTGACAGACATCACCAGAACAATGGCAAGCAGTTCCACAACAGCAACCTGTTCGGGTGCCACCAAGGCATTGAGACCAGCAGCGTTCCCCAGGGGCAGAACTTCCCATGGAAAAACCACAAGGACATTGTGCTG GCATGTCCAATGAACATGTGCCCCCAAGACGAACCCAACAAGACCCCTCAGGAGATCTGGGAGGACTTCTCGCTCAGCTTCACGCCGGCTGTGCGCGAGGTGGTGGAGTTCGCCAAGCATATTCCAGGGTTCAGTGCACTCTCTGAGAACGACCAAGTCACCCTGCTCAAGGCCGGCACCTTTGAG GTCTTGACGGTGCGCTTTGCCTCTCTCTTCAACGTGAAGGAGCAGACTGTCACCTTCATCTCTGGTGCCACCTACAGCCTGGAGGCCCTGAAGGGCATGGGTATGGGAGGCCTGCTAGACACCATGTTTGAATTCAGCGAGAAACTCAACTCCCTGGAGCTCACGGCCGAGGAGCTGGGTCTCTTCACTGCTGTAGTGCTAGTGTCTGCAG ATCGCTCAGGCATCGAGAACATTAACTCAGTGGAGCTGCTTCAGGAGTCTCTGATCAGAGCGCTGCGTGTCCTGGTCAGCAAGAGCAACCCCTGTGACGTCTCTCGCTTCACCAAGCTGCTGCTCAAGATGCCCGACCTGCGCACACTCAACAACATGCACTCAGAGAAGCTGCTGTCCTTCCGCATCGACGTATAA